The sequence TCCGCCACTTTCACTATCGTTGAGGGTGACATTTTATGATGGTCGTAAAAATGTGTTAAAAAAAGATTTCTGTTATTAAGACGTTATATGCTACCTGTTTATTAATaaccataaataaaacattgCTTTGTTTTATAGGCTGAATAAAATGCGCTGGTTTAACGATTTAACTCGCAATTTTAATATGATATGATTGTGTTGAATTGCTCCACGCTGTTGctacttttttttgtgtcCAGTGAAATGTGTTGAGAATGAAGCTCATTTTTCTACAATTTAATGGGACTTTTGAAATCGTTGGATTTTCTGGAGTATGACTGTGAAGACCCCAGTAAAAGAGTGGCGTTGAAGTCACCGTTTAAGAGTGTTGTTTGGTCCAGGATCTACTTTTTCTTCTCCTCCTTCTTGTCCTTCTTGTCCTTATCCTTGTCTGTTTCCTCCTGTGCCTCCGGTGGTGGGGGctccttctcctcctcctccggcgGAAGGCCCAAGTGCATCCTCGACCACCGACGCATGTTGAAGAGGCACCAATAGGGAATGATCATCATGATGCCCAAGGATCCGACGCCAATGATCAAACGTTGGGCGGTACTCATCGGAAATCGGGGTGGACCGGCCATGGGTATATAGCTTCGGTCCAAGGACGAACGAGGCCTAGGGCTCCCCATTTGGCTAAGATGTTTGCGCACCAAAGAGAAACTCATGTTGGCTCCTAGAAATAGATTTGATTTAGATAACTGGaaggaaaatatatattgtataaggaagttatttaaaaataaacataagTCTAACAGTTCTGAAACAAATGGTTTAATATTCCTTATTTTCAATTCAACTTACCAAAGGTGTTAACGCCTGTGTGGATAAAAAGAAAATGGTATGATATatagaaatatttatatgACAGTTCAACGCAAAATACGGAAGACCCACAGCCTGCTGAAAGCTGCGAGAGAAATTGAGCAGGAAACAATCGAAACACAGGGTTCAAAAACAAAGGTTAAACAGGCATTAAAAATGCTAATGAAAGATATGTGCCCGGAGGCCTGATTCCAATTCATTTCGGATCCGCAGACGGAGCACTTGTGGAGAGatgtgaaattttaatttggaATTCCGTGCGCCGACAATTGTTGGGATGAGTGGgattattatataaaatgtgCGATGAACTGCGAATGCCTTCGGATTACTATTAGTGCGAAAATCCCCATGTTGTGGATTTACTGCAGTCGAAACAATTCAATTGGTTAATACCCAAGGGCTTGAGTTTCAAGATATAAACGTAATCGAAATAGCTTAATTAGTTAGTGTAgttattataatttttcagattatattttgtattgttaaatattttattactaTTTTCTGGAGTGTGAGGCTAGTAAAGAGATCAGTGTTCAAATTGTGGTATATTTTTCCATGATAAAGAAAGGCTTAAACCAGTACCCCTCATACacacaaaaaattgtatgggtAAAATTAACCAATACGGATAGTTACTTAACTGTAAAAAAAAGGCTAATAACTATTAATAATAGTTGCGCATATTTTATTGTTGCTTTAGTTACTACCTAATGGTAAAACTACCATAAATTTGTAAGCTGTGTTTACTTTCTTGTTGGGACAGTAACTATTTTGTTGGTAAAACTGACTAAgctattttttaatttatggatataacaaattaaagctaggctttaatacaaaaaattttatttctaaTGGACGGGGAGCTGGAAGCTAATGTCCTTCGGCACAACTAAACTATTGTATTGGTCAATTGtacttaaaacttttttgtttgtaGAAACAGTTTGGTTAGTTTAAGAGCTAGCAAAACGCTTTCTTTTATGTGTGGCCTGATCGGGATAATAAATCTTGCGAATCGAGTAACTATATCGAACAATTAGTCAAGGGACTATATGATCCTTTTTAAAAACTCCGCGGATTCGAAGCTTTGCTTCTGGAAATAAAAAGCACGCAGCTAGGGTTGTCAGCTCATTTGAAAGATAATAATAAGCAAAGAACCACACCACATGCTCGTTTGCTGCCTTTGCTAAGTAACCCGCACATTGTTGACAGCTAAATAATACAACACAGTCGTTTAGTTCAAAAAATGGACGCATATtaagaaaattataaaaatatttaaacaaaaaagtgaTCAACATTTTTTAGACCAGTCTGGTCGCCTGGAGAAAATAACAGAAATTGTGCTGCCACAAAATTCTGTCTCATCTTCAATTTCTTATGTTTTTCCGCATTCTGGCTGGCGCCTTTTTTCAAAAACTCATATGAATATATtgataattttgtttaagttaatataaatatgATTAAATTTCATATATCATCATATAATCAATGCCCTTTATTTAGATTTTCTTATAGCGATGAAAAAAAAACGACAAACTTTGTCTCTAATCGAGTAGATTATTTAAACATCGATTTTTCTGCAAAACAGTATTCTAAACACTCGATTCTTATCGTActgtataaaataaaaattttttaggcTCAATGAATTTATgattttatttgaaaaatcAATCCCTTTCTATACTTCtgaatatttaatataatatatttaaaaattttaagttgtgtttgcttggaacaaatatttaaaaaataccacGATGACATAAATCTTCAATTAACCCTTTGCACCCCAGGTCCTATACATTTAATATCCTTTTTGTAGTGCACCTGCGGCCTTTTGTCGTGTTCTTTGGGGCTTCTTTTCGTTTCTCCTTTGTTGTCTTTTGTGTCTGTTGCTTTGGCAATTTTTCCAAGTTTCTTTTAACATACTTTTCGTCGCTTAAGCTACGACAAATATTTTGATAGATGAGCTTAAGCACTCACCGAATCCGTCGTTGATATTTGAAACTGGGACCTGTCCCGCTTTGAGTTCGCTTACAAGTGGCCGTTTCGCCTTTTTCCGCCACCCACAACCGCCCACTCCCGCAGGTTTTCCAAATTTTCCGCCCCACAACGCCCACTTCCCCGCATGTCCTGCGCCAGATCTTCTTTTCGGTGTTGTGTTTGCTCT is a genomic window of Drosophila suzukii chromosome 2L, CBGP_Dsuzu_IsoJpt1.0, whole genome shotgun sequence containing:
- the LOC108012133 gene encoding uncharacterized protein, producing MSFSLVRKHLSQMGSPRPRSSLDRSYIPMAGPPRFPMSTAQRLIIGVGSLGIMMIIPYWCLFNMRRWSRMHLGLPPEEEEKEPPPPEAQEETDKDKDKKDKKEEKKK